A genomic window from Agreia sp. COWG includes:
- a CDS encoding ExeM/NucH family extracellular endonuclease yields the protein MPQSHPSRLKLGLAALVGLALAGSPVLSAPAFAAPDNSGVVINEAYLNGGSAGASNLNKFVELYNPTDSAVDLSTMSLQYRAAASTANPTGVLALSGSIAAKGHYLIQGNSNGANGAPLPAADATLTFAFAAGGGTLILAKQTTALTAPAVGSIAGNPAIADAVGYGTSNTFEGTPATAATVTTSLNRTNGADTDVNSADFSTAAPTPQNAASDAGTPTDPTDPTDPTDPTPTDPTDPTTPTDPTNPAAVTIAEIQGSTDTSPLAGQTVTTRGVVTASYPTGGFNGYYIQTPGTGGALDLATHTASDAVFVFSSATVAQATIGSYVEVTGAVSEYKRDTDALTLTELTVPAGGLTVLGDTVTPPTPASIAVPTDLAKRESLEGMLMAPAGDYTVTDNYDTNYYGSIVLTAGAEPLVTPTSVVEPGSAEYTAMVAANAAAAITLDDGASTDFINNPANKSKPLPYLTVDAPVRIGAAVTFSRPVVMDYRFNAWNLQPTQELTPANAATVQPATFENTRTAAPKAVGGDATVASFNVLNYFSTTGDELAGCKYFTDRTGNPVTVKDSCDARGAAEQEDLDRQQAKIVSAINGLDADVVSLEEIENSARFGLSRDASLKELTDALNAAAGAGTWAFVPSPSAVPAGEDVIRTAFIYKPAVVETVGDSVILDDAAFANARYPLSQAFQLKGGGEASRFLTIVNHFKSKGSGKDADADQNDGQGASNASRVKQAKALVAFAAKRTTDTGIDRVLLSGDFNAYEKEDPIDVILAAGFTDLGEATGKKSYAFDGAVGSLDHVFASKAAAADVSGTDIWNINSVESIALEYSRYNYNATNFYTPDAYRSSDHDPVVVGLNLTGAPLVDVNLLNINDFHGRIDANTVKFAGTIESLKKAKGENNTLFLSDGDNIGASLFASSSQNDQPTIDVLNALGLAASAVGNHEFDQGYADLAGRVNDEADWSYLGANVYNKGTTTPALDEYDIFTVGGVRVAVIGAVTQETPTLVSPDRIATLDFGDPVEAVNRVVGKLKAADAADVFIAEYHEGAGSGTPDGATLEQELALTDTAFAKIVNNTSVDVDAIFTGHTHKQYAWDAPVPGEPGVTRPVLQTGSYGENIGQIVLTVDPSDDDVVSYTARNVPRVTTADDVLVASYPRVAEVKSIVDSALQKAAVVGNQPVGSVTADITTAFIGTARDDRSSESTLGNLVANSLVSSLSNPTLGGAEIGVVNAGGLRAELLKGDDGVITYAEANAVLPFVNNLGTTSLTGAQFKTVLEQQWQTTANGSAPAKPFLNLGLSNNVNYTFDASRAQGDRVTSITVDGQAIDPAKQYRIGTFSFLLTGGDNFREFTNGTNTRDSGLIDRDAWISYLKRNSPISPAYDRRGVSVTGVPSETLEPGASGTVQLSKLDLTSLGVPATTEVSASFEGSTEAAVVSPVTAGASTVAFTVPSDVAANATLVIVAKPTGTTVRVPLSVNSVVAPPTGPPAEAPVAAGEESLTPQLEGGIVLSDNTVLPGQTITVKLSAQYAGTYVSAALYSTPRQLGGWQLVNADGEIQVTIPTDVAAGQHRLAVQDAAGSVIGWAGLTVLAEQGATVPGSDPAGGATGSAGGNDTAGLANTGTAAAPLLMGALLLLVAGGAFTVMRRRRNATTASES from the coding sequence GTGCCCCAATCACATCCATCACGGCTGAAGCTCGGCCTCGCCGCGCTCGTCGGCCTCGCGCTGGCCGGCAGTCCCGTGCTGTCGGCCCCGGCGTTCGCGGCCCCCGACAACAGCGGCGTCGTCATCAACGAGGCGTATCTGAACGGTGGCTCCGCCGGAGCCAGCAACCTCAACAAGTTCGTCGAGCTCTACAACCCCACCGACAGCGCCGTCGACCTCAGCACCATGTCGCTGCAGTATCGGGCCGCCGCATCCACGGCCAACCCCACCGGGGTTCTCGCCCTCTCGGGCAGCATCGCCGCAAAGGGTCACTACCTGATCCAGGGCAACAGCAACGGGGCCAACGGCGCCCCACTGCCCGCTGCGGATGCCACCCTCACCTTCGCCTTCGCCGCAGGCGGCGGCACCCTCATCCTGGCGAAGCAGACCACGGCACTGACGGCCCCGGCCGTCGGCTCGATCGCGGGCAACCCCGCGATCGCGGATGCCGTCGGGTATGGAACGTCGAACACCTTCGAAGGAACGCCCGCCACCGCCGCAACGGTGACCACGTCGCTCAACCGCACGAACGGTGCCGACACCGATGTGAATTCGGCCGACTTCAGCACGGCCGCACCGACACCGCAGAACGCGGCGTCGGACGCGGGAACGCCGACGGATCCGACCGACCCCACCGATCCGACCGACCCGACCCCGACAGATCCCACAGACCCGACCACCCCGACGGATCCCACGAATCCGGCTGCAGTCACGATCGCCGAAATCCAGGGCAGCACCGACACGAGCCCCCTGGCGGGCCAGACCGTCACTACACGCGGCGTCGTCACGGCGAGCTACCCCACGGGCGGCTTCAACGGTTACTACATTCAGACGCCCGGCACCGGTGGCGCACTCGACCTCGCGACGCACACCGCATCCGACGCCGTCTTCGTCTTCTCGTCGGCCACCGTCGCCCAGGCGACCATCGGCTCCTACGTCGAGGTCACCGGCGCCGTGAGCGAATACAAGCGAGACACCGACGCGCTCACGCTGACCGAGCTGACCGTTCCCGCCGGAGGCCTGACGGTTCTCGGCGACACGGTCACGCCGCCGACACCGGCCTCGATCGCCGTTCCCACCGACCTCGCGAAGCGCGAATCGCTCGAGGGAATGCTCATGGCCCCCGCCGGCGACTACACGGTCACCGACAACTACGACACGAACTACTACGGTTCGATCGTGCTGACAGCCGGCGCCGAGCCCCTGGTCACGCCGACCTCGGTCGTCGAGCCCGGTAGCGCGGAGTACACGGCGATGGTCGCGGCCAACGCTGCCGCCGCCATCACGCTCGATGACGGTGCCAGCACCGACTTCATCAACAACCCGGCGAACAAGTCGAAGCCGCTTCCGTACCTCACCGTCGACGCACCCGTGCGCATCGGCGCGGCCGTCACCTTCTCGCGCCCCGTGGTCATGGACTACCGCTTCAACGCGTGGAACCTGCAGCCGACGCAGGAGCTGACCCCGGCCAACGCCGCGACCGTGCAGCCGGCCACCTTCGAGAACACCCGCACCGCGGCACCCAAGGCTGTGGGCGGCGACGCCACCGTGGCCTCGTTCAACGTGTTGAACTACTTCTCGACCACCGGCGACGAGCTGGCGGGCTGCAAGTACTTCACAGACCGCACCGGCAACCCTGTCACGGTCAAGGACAGCTGCGACGCGCGCGGCGCCGCCGAGCAAGAGGACCTCGATCGCCAGCAGGCGAAGATCGTCTCGGCGATCAACGGCCTCGATGCCGACGTGGTCTCGCTCGAGGAGATCGAGAACTCCGCTCGCTTCGGCCTGTCGCGCGACGCCTCTCTGAAAGAGCTGACGGATGCGCTCAACGCGGCCGCCGGCGCCGGAACCTGGGCGTTCGTGCCGTCCCCGTCGGCGGTTCCCGCCGGTGAGGATGTCATCCGCACGGCGTTCATCTACAAGCCGGCCGTCGTCGAGACCGTCGGCGACTCCGTGATCCTCGACGACGCGGCCTTCGCCAACGCGCGCTATCCGCTCTCGCAGGCGTTCCAGCTGAAGGGCGGCGGGGAAGCCAGCCGCTTTCTCACGATCGTGAACCACTTCAAGTCGAAGGGTTCGGGAAAGGACGCTGACGCCGACCAGAACGACGGCCAAGGCGCATCCAACGCCTCGCGCGTGAAGCAGGCAAAGGCCCTCGTCGCCTTCGCCGCGAAGCGCACAACCGACACCGGCATCGACCGCGTGCTGTTGAGCGGTGACTTCAACGCCTACGAGAAGGAGGATCCGATCGACGTGATCCTCGCCGCCGGGTTCACCGATCTCGGCGAGGCCACCGGCAAGAAGAGCTACGCCTTCGACGGCGCGGTCGGCTCGCTCGACCACGTGTTCGCGTCGAAGGCCGCGGCCGCCGACGTGAGCGGCACCGACATCTGGAACATCAACTCGGTCGAGTCGATCGCCCTGGAGTACAGCCGCTACAACTACAACGCGACGAACTTCTACACCCCGGATGCGTACCGCTCAAGTGACCACGACCCCGTGGTCGTGGGCCTCAACCTCACCGGCGCTCCTCTGGTCGACGTGAACCTGCTGAACATCAACGACTTCCACGGTCGCATCGATGCCAACACGGTGAAGTTCGCCGGAACGATCGAGTCGCTCAAGAAGGCGAAGGGCGAGAACAACACCCTCTTCCTCTCTGACGGCGACAACATCGGAGCGTCGCTGTTCGCCTCGTCGTCGCAGAACGACCAGCCGACGATCGACGTGCTCAACGCGCTCGGGCTGGCGGCATCCGCCGTCGGCAACCACGAGTTCGACCAGGGCTACGCAGACCTCGCCGGCCGCGTTAACGACGAGGCCGACTGGAGCTACCTCGGCGCGAACGTCTACAACAAGGGCACGACGACCCCGGCACTCGACGAGTACGACATCTTCACCGTCGGCGGAGTCCGCGTCGCGGTCATCGGAGCCGTCACCCAGGAGACGCCGACGCTCGTCTCGCCCGACCGCATCGCGACGCTCGACTTCGGAGACCCGGTCGAGGCTGTGAACCGCGTCGTCGGCAAGCTGAAGGCGGCAGATGCCGCCGACGTCTTCATCGCCGAGTATCACGAGGGAGCAGGGTCGGGCACGCCCGACGGCGCCACCCTCGAGCAGGAGCTCGCCCTGACCGACACCGCGTTCGCCAAGATCGTGAACAACACGTCGGTCGACGTCGACGCGATCTTCACGGGCCACACACACAAGCAGTACGCGTGGGATGCGCCGGTTCCCGGCGAGCCCGGAGTCACGCGCCCCGTGCTTCAGACCGGAAGCTACGGAGAGAACATCGGCCAGATCGTGCTGACGGTCGACCCGAGCGATGACGATGTCGTGAGCTACACGGCGCGCAACGTGCCCCGCGTGACCACGGCAGACGACGTTCTCGTCGCGAGCTACCCTCGCGTGGCAGAGGTCAAGTCGATCGTCGACAGCGCACTGCAGAAGGCCGCCGTCGTCGGAAACCAGCCCGTGGGCTCGGTGACCGCCGACATCACGACCGCCTTCATCGGTACGGCCCGCGATGACAGGAGCTCCGAGTCGACGCTCGGCAACCTCGTGGCGAACTCGCTGGTCTCGAGCCTCTCCAACCCCACCCTGGGCGGAGCGGAGATCGGCGTCGTGAATGCCGGCGGCCTGCGCGCCGAGCTGCTGAAGGGCGACGACGGCGTGATCACCTATGCCGAGGCCAACGCCGTGCTTCCGTTCGTGAACAACCTGGGCACCACCAGCCTCACCGGCGCCCAGTTCAAGACCGTTCTCGAGCAGCAGTGGCAGACCACGGCGAACGGCTCCGCACCGGCCAAGCCGTTCCTCAACCTCGGTCTGTCGAACAACGTGAACTACACGTTCGATGCGAGCCGAGCACAGGGAGACCGCGTCACGTCGATCACGGTGGACGGACAGGCCATCGACCCGGCCAAGCAGTACCGGATCGGCACGTTCAGCTTCCTGCTCACGGGCGGCGACAACTTCCGTGAGTTCACCAACGGAACGAACACGCGCGACTCCGGCCTGATCGATCGGGACGCGTGGATCAGCTACCTGAAGAGGAACAGCCCGATCTCGCCGGCCTACGACCGCCGAGGCGTGTCGGTCACCGGCGTTCCGAGCGAGACGCTCGAGCCCGGAGCATCCGGCACCGTGCAGCTGTCGAAGCTCGACCTCACCTCGCTGGGCGTGCCGGCCACGACCGAGGTCAGCGCATCGTTCGAGGGCAGTACGGAGGCAGCTGTCGTCTCGCCGGTCACGGCGGGCGCGTCGACCGTGGCATTCACCGTGCCGAGTGACGTCGCGGCGAACGCCACCCTGGTGATCGTCGCCAAGCCCACCGGAACAACGGTGCGGGTACCCCTCTCGGTGAACTCCGTTGTGGCACCCCCGACCGGTCCGCCGGCCGAGGCCCCCGTCGCCGCGGGCGAGGAGAGCCTCACCCCGCAGCTCGAGGGCGGGATCGTTCTGAGCGACAACACGGTGCTTCCCGGACAGACGATCACCGTCAAACTCAGCGCGCAGTACGCCGGCACCTACGTCTCGGCGGCGCTGTATTCCACGCCGAGGCAGCTCGGCGGCTGGCAGCTGGTGAACGCCGACGGAGAGATTCAGGTCACCATTCCGACCGATGTCGCCGCGGGTCAGCACCGCCTGGCGGTGCAGGATGCCGCTGGCTCGGTGATCGGCTGGGCCGGGCTCACCGTGCTGGCTGAGCAGGGCGCGACGGTTCCGGGCTCCGACCCGGCCGGCGGGGCAACCGGCTCTGCGGGCGGCAACGACACCGCCGGGCTCGCCAACACGGGCACCGCGGCTGCGCCGCTGCTCATGGGGGCGTTGCTGCTGCTCGTCGCCGGAGGGGCATTCACCGTGATGCGCCGCCGTCGCAACGCGACAACGGCCTCGGAGAGCTAA
- a CDS encoding ATP-dependent DNA ligase: MGKLLYGDSDIEIEFDDRALTHLQIVIGSKLRRGESFFFSWKDDPAIGDGRSSIWLDKSIPLYFKFYGGKMPSLNREWLEILTSSANSGQGLIFSEEPNGATNPPRGHV, from the coding sequence ATGGGAAAGCTTTTGTACGGTGACTCCGACATCGAGATCGAGTTCGATGACCGTGCGCTGACGCATCTGCAGATCGTGATCGGCTCGAAGCTGCGTCGCGGTGAGAGCTTCTTCTTCTCGTGGAAAGACGACCCGGCTATCGGCGACGGGCGCTCGAGCATTTGGCTCGACAAGTCCATCCCCCTGTACTTCAAGTTCTACGGCGGCAAGATGCCGTCGCTCAACCGCGAGTGGCTCGAGATCTTGACCAGCTCGGCCAACAGCGGCCAGGGGCTCATCTTCTCGGAGGAGCCGAACGGTGCCACGAACCCTCCCCGGGGCCACGTCTAA
- a CDS encoding copper resistance CopC family protein yields the protein MRPVTVRGLLGAAVALTLVASASMGAIGWVPSAQAHNYLVSSTPAAGEVLTTLPPDFVVTTNDNLLNFGGEDTGSSGALEVKGPDGLYYGDGCVAVNGPSISTGAALGPAGDYTVVWRVVSTDGHPVSNQFDFTWQPDAGQVASKGSASAPVCPSTAGSGAGQSSDAAAPAVPSTSASGDSEFLSAVAWIGGAILVVILAVGVTLFVLRRPRTSGEKRERTDS from the coding sequence ATGCGCCCTGTCACCGTGCGCGGCCTGCTCGGTGCAGCCGTGGCCCTCACGCTCGTCGCCTCGGCGAGCATGGGGGCCATCGGCTGGGTGCCCAGCGCCCAGGCCCACAATTATCTCGTGTCGTCGACGCCCGCGGCAGGAGAGGTGCTCACCACGCTGCCGCCCGACTTCGTCGTGACCACGAACGACAACCTGCTGAACTTCGGCGGGGAAGACACCGGGTCATCCGGCGCCCTCGAGGTGAAGGGGCCAGACGGCCTCTACTATGGCGACGGTTGCGTGGCGGTGAACGGTCCGTCGATCTCGACGGGCGCCGCGCTCGGCCCGGCCGGCGATTACACGGTCGTGTGGCGCGTGGTCTCGACCGACGGGCATCCTGTCTCGAATCAGTTCGACTTCACCTGGCAGCCGGATGCCGGACAGGTCGCGTCGAAGGGATCGGCTTCGGCCCCGGTGTGCCCCTCGACGGCGGGCTCGGGAGCCGGTCAGTCGTCGGATGCCGCAGCCCCGGCAGTACCGTCGACGTCCGCCTCGGGCGACAGCGAATTCTTGTCGGCAGTGGCCTGGATCGGAGGAGCCATTCTCGTGGTGATTCTCGCCGTCGGTGTGACGCTCTTCGTTCTGCGTAGACCCAGAACCTCGGGAGAAAAACGGGAGCGCACCGACTCCTAG
- a CDS encoding YcnI family protein, whose product MKKTTSLTLAGTGLGLGLLLAVAVPLSASAHVTVTPGATAAGSYTVLTFAVPHGCDGSPTTALTIDIPEGITTVTPTVNPNWTISKVMEPLATPTTPVEGEPAAERVKQVVYTAITPLADGYRDTMALSLQLPADAAGKTLDFPVLQSCETGSTDWSEVPAAGADEDSVKHPAPSVTVTEAVATEADGDPMPGMDAQTAGSSTAAATTASGDDVLARVLGVGGLVVGAVGVAIAVVATRRKQSV is encoded by the coding sequence ATGAAGAAGACCACCTCACTCACCCTCGCCGGCACCGGACTCGGGCTCGGCCTGCTGCTCGCCGTCGCCGTTCCCCTGTCGGCCAGTGCCCACGTCACTGTGACGCCCGGCGCTACGGCGGCGGGCTCGTACACCGTTCTCACCTTCGCCGTGCCACACGGCTGCGACGGATCCCCCACCACCGCGCTCACGATCGACATTCCCGAGGGGATCACCACCGTCACCCCGACCGTCAACCCGAACTGGACCATCTCCAAAGTCATGGAGCCGCTCGCCACCCCCACGACCCCCGTCGAGGGCGAGCCTGCGGCGGAGCGGGTGAAGCAGGTCGTCTACACGGCCATCACCCCCTTGGCAGACGGCTACCGCGACACGATGGCCCTGTCTCTGCAGCTGCCGGCCGATGCTGCGGGCAAGACGCTCGACTTTCCCGTGCTGCAGAGCTGCGAGACCGGCTCGACCGACTGGAGCGAGGTTCCCGCGGCGGGCGCCGACGAGGATTCGGTGAAGCACCCGGCTCCGAGCGTCACCGTCACCGAGGCCGTGGCCACCGAGGCCGACGGCGACCCGATGCCGGGAATGGACGCGCAGACGGCGGGAAGCAGCACGGCGGCGGCGACCACCGCATCCGGCGATGACGTGCTGGCGCGCGTACTCGGCGTCGGTGGTCTGGTGGTCGGCGCGGTCGGCGTCGCCATCGCCGTGGTCGCAACCCGTCGCAAGCAGTCGGTCTAG
- a CDS encoding proline-rich domain-containing protein, with product MSLPPYPADPSQGGEAGQPEVPPMPVYAQPQPAPGGSHPQPPAQQHFALPPRPAKVRGGGMTWWQGLLVGVAALLAVALPASGVAIYAGNARLISDRQAVAAFTPADNISALVERTGMNDVGTFLFYTSHPELNTATEFNTACGIRPEQYLLGCYTGRTIHLYDVTEKRLDGLREVTAAHEMLHAAFDRLDRASQDRLGVLLEEAYTAHGDDPELAERMDAYAVSQPGTRVTELHSIIGTEFSELSPELEQYYGQYFDDRSVVVGMHAAYVKVFTDLETQATDLTNQILALADEIDADTLAYNADQTQLNADIEAFSAKNQSYGYSGNQAGFDADKAALIARDSELLTRLNGINEKKGRLGDLQQQLRDLDADAQALNRSIDSTIVPGEGI from the coding sequence GTGAGCCTTCCCCCGTATCCGGCTGATCCTTCCCAGGGTGGCGAGGCCGGTCAGCCCGAGGTTCCGCCCATGCCGGTGTACGCGCAGCCCCAGCCCGCGCCTGGCGGGTCGCACCCGCAGCCGCCCGCGCAGCAGCACTTCGCCCTGCCTCCGCGGCCCGCGAAGGTTCGCGGCGGTGGCATGACGTGGTGGCAGGGGCTGCTGGTCGGCGTCGCGGCGTTGCTCGCGGTGGCGCTTCCCGCATCCGGTGTCGCCATCTACGCCGGCAACGCCCGGCTCATCAGTGACCGCCAGGCCGTGGCGGCCTTCACGCCGGCCGACAACATCTCGGCCCTCGTAGAGCGCACCGGCATGAACGACGTCGGCACGTTCCTCTTCTACACGAGCCACCCCGAACTGAACACGGCGACCGAATTCAACACCGCGTGCGGCATCAGGCCCGAGCAGTACCTGCTCGGCTGCTACACCGGGCGCACCATCCACCTCTACGACGTGACCGAGAAGCGGCTCGACGGACTGCGCGAGGTCACGGCCGCGCACGAGATGCTGCACGCGGCGTTCGACCGGCTCGATCGCGCCTCGCAGGATCGCCTCGGCGTGCTGCTCGAAGAGGCGTACACGGCCCACGGCGACGACCCCGAACTCGCGGAGCGCATGGATGCCTACGCCGTCTCGCAGCCGGGCACCCGCGTCACCGAGCTGCACTCGATCATCGGAACCGAATTCTCCGAGTTGAGCCCCGAGCTCGAGCAGTATTACGGGCAGTACTTCGACGACCGCAGCGTGGTCGTGGGCATGCACGCCGCCTATGTGAAGGTGTTCACCGACCTCGAGACCCAGGCCACCGATCTGACGAACCAGATTCTGGCGCTTGCCGACGAGATCGATGCAGACACCCTGGCCTACAACGCCGATCAGACGCAGCTGAACGCAGATATCGAGGCGTTCAGTGCCAAGAACCAGTCCTACGGCTACTCGGGTAATCAGGCCGGGTTCGACGCAGACAAGGCGGCCCTCATCGCCCGCGACTCCGAGTTGTTGACCCGGCTGAACGGAATCAACGAGAAGAAGGGTCGTCTCGGCGATCTGCAACAGCAGCTTCGCGATCTCGACGCCGACGCGCAGGCGCTGAATCGCAGCATCGACTCCACGATCGTGCCGGGCGAGGGCATCTGA
- a CDS encoding deoxyribodipyrimidine photo-lyase, which yields MSSRTSTARGSDAHTSAPSIVWFRDDLRVADHPALHAAAERGAPIVCVYVLDDASPGIRPLGGAARWWLHHSLEALAASLGELGLELTLRRGAASDVLHSLVDETGAGAVLWNRRYGEAERDLDGSIKSSLREAGVEANSHQASLLFEPWTVLTGQGAPYRVFTPFYRSCLAEPEPRHPLPVVEGLEAHTGVTSDTLDDWTLLPTTPDWAGGLREAWTPGEKSALERLRHFLRTELSSYVAEQDLPAQDATSGLSPYLRWGEVSPFQVWHETRDYVKSLDRRTAEGAQAADGAGAFLRQLVWREFSYHLLFHWPSITHANMRPAFDEFPWHEATPEIMEAWQQGRTGIPLVDAGMRELWKTGIMHNRVRMVVASFLVKNLRIDWREGERWFWDTLVDADSAANSVNWQWVAGSGVDAAPYFRVFNPELQASKFDPQREYIRRFVDDIDAETYPPPLVDLKESRRQALDAYATITKDKALGTPG from the coding sequence GTGAGCTCACGCACAAGCACGGCACGCGGCAGTGACGCACACACCTCGGCGCCCTCCATCGTCTGGTTTCGCGACGACCTGCGCGTAGCCGACCATCCCGCCCTGCACGCGGCCGCCGAGCGCGGCGCGCCCATCGTTTGCGTCTACGTTCTGGATGACGCCAGCCCCGGTATCAGGCCGTTGGGCGGCGCGGCCCGCTGGTGGCTGCACCACAGCCTCGAGGCGCTCGCTGCATCACTCGGCGAACTCGGCCTCGAGCTGACCCTGAGGCGGGGAGCAGCGTCCGACGTCCTTCACTCCCTCGTCGACGAGACGGGGGCCGGTGCCGTGCTGTGGAACCGCCGCTACGGCGAGGCCGAGCGCGACCTGGATGGTTCGATCAAGTCGTCGCTGCGCGAGGCGGGTGTCGAGGCGAACAGCCACCAGGCCTCGCTGCTGTTCGAGCCGTGGACGGTGCTGACCGGCCAGGGCGCCCCCTATCGGGTCTTCACCCCCTTCTATCGCTCGTGTCTCGCCGAGCCCGAGCCGAGGCATCCGCTGCCCGTGGTCGAGGGCCTCGAGGCGCACACCGGTGTCACGAGCGACACGCTCGACGACTGGACGCTGCTGCCGACTACGCCCGATTGGGCCGGCGGACTGCGCGAGGCGTGGACTCCCGGCGAAAAGAGCGCACTCGAGCGACTGCGCCATTTTCTGCGCACCGAGCTGTCGTCGTACGTGGCCGAGCAGGATCTGCCGGCGCAGGATGCGACATCCGGCCTCTCGCCGTACCTGCGCTGGGGCGAGGTGAGCCCTTTTCAGGTGTGGCACGAGACCCGCGACTACGTGAAGTCGCTCGACCGGCGCACGGCCGAGGGGGCCCAGGCGGCCGACGGCGCGGGAGCCTTCTTGCGACAGCTGGTGTGGCGCGAGTTCTCGTACCACCTGCTCTTTCACTGGCCGTCGATCACGCACGCGAACATGCGGCCGGCGTTCGACGAGTTTCCGTGGCACGAGGCGACGCCCGAGATCATGGAGGCGTGGCAGCAGGGTCGCACCGGCATCCCCCTGGTCGACGCGGGCATGCGCGAGCTGTGGAAGACGGGCATCATGCACAACCGCGTGCGCATGGTCGTGGCCTCTTTTCTCGTGAAGAACCTGCGCATCGACTGGCGCGAGGGCGAGCGCTGGTTCTGGGACACCCTGGTCGATGCCGACTCTGCCGCCAACAGCGTGAACTGGCAGTGGGTCGCAGGATCGGGCGTCGACGCCGCCCCCTACTTTCGGGTGTTCAACCCCGAGCTGCAGGCCTCCAAGTTCGACCCGCAGCGCGAATACATCAGGCGGTTCGTCGACGACATCGACGCCGAGACCTATCCCCCGCCGCTGGTCGATCTGAAGGAGTCACGTCGACAGGCCCTGGATGCCTACGCCACGATCACCAAAGACAAGGCGCTGGGCACACCCGGCTGA
- a CDS encoding MarR family winged helix-turn-helix transcriptional regulator: MTNPVSPIAAWESLFRAQVAVMRQIASEFPSDVISLNEYDVLFTLTLSENRTLRIRELSESVLLTQPSISRLVDRLAARGLVSKLTDPTDGRGTLVALTEDGFSLFRDAARIHGRSISGRMTAALEPDELTELARLTRKLYDSVTSS; encoded by the coding sequence ATGACCAACCCCGTCTCACCCATCGCAGCGTGGGAGTCCCTGTTTCGCGCCCAGGTCGCCGTGATGCGGCAGATCGCGTCGGAGTTCCCCTCCGACGTCATCTCGCTGAACGAATACGACGTGCTCTTCACCCTGACCCTCTCCGAGAACCGCACCCTGCGCATCCGGGAACTCAGCGAGAGCGTGCTGCTCACCCAGCCGAGCATCTCGCGGCTCGTCGACCGCCTGGCCGCGCGCGGCCTCGTATCGAAGCTCACTGACCCCACCGACGGCCGCGGCACTCTCGTGGCCCTCACCGAAGACGGCTTCTCGCTCTTTCGCGACGCGGCGCGCATTCACGGGCGCTCGATCTCGGGCCGGATGACCGCGGCCCTCGAGCCAGACGAGCTCACCGAACTCGCCCGCCTCACCCGCAAGCTCTACGACAGCGTCACTTCGTCGTGA